CCGATACAGGGCGTGGATATCCTGACCTTTGGCTGTCGCCTCAACACTTATGAAAGTGAGGTGATGCGTGGCCACGCGGCTGCGCTGGAGGATGTCATCATCGTCAACACCTGCGCCGTCACCAACGAAGCCGAGCGACAGGCTCGGCAGGCCATCCGCCGCGCGCACCGCGAGCGTCCGGATGCCCGCATCGTCGTGACCGGCTGCGCCGCGCAGATCAATCCCGACCGCTGGGCGTCCATTCCCGGCGTAACGCGCGTATTGGGCAACGAAGACAAGCTGAAGGCGGAAAGCTGGAGTGTCCCTGCGCTTGGTTCAGGCAACGCCGTGTCCGACATCATGGCCGCCAGGGAGACCGCCGCGCATCTTGTGACGGAGTTCGCCGGACGCACCCGCGCCTTCGTGCAGGTGCAGCAGGGTTGTGACCACCGCTGCACGTTCTGCATCATCCCCTACGGACGCGGACCTTCCCGCTCCGTGCCGGTTGGTGTGGTCGTCGAGCAGGTGCGGGCTCTCGTGGCCTCCGGCTACCGTGAAGTCGTGCTGACCGGCGTGGATATCACCTCATGGGGGGATGATCTGCCCGGTGCACCACAGCTCGGTCAGTTATGCCGCCGTCTGCTGGCGCTGGTACCGGAACTGGAGCGGCTACGACTGTCCTCCGTCGATCCGGTGGAAATCGACGAGGATATCTGGCGTCTGCTGGAAAACGAGCCTCGCTTCATGCCTTACCTCCATCTGTCCCTGCAGGCCGGCTCCGACATGATCCTCAAGCGAATGAAGCGGCGTCATCTGGTCGCGGACGCCGCGTCCGTTATTGAACGAGCCCGGTCGATCCGTCCCGGAATCGGCATTGGTGCCGACCTGATCGCCGGCTTCCCGACTGAGGACGAATCGCTGTTCGAGGAAACACTAAGCTTCCTTGGACAGGCCGCCCTCCCCTATCTGCACGTCTTCCCCTATAGCGCCCGTCCCGGCACCCCGGCAGCGAAGATGCCCGCTGTGCCGGTCGTCGAACGCAAGGCCCGCGCCGCTCGTGTCCGCGCTCTCGGAGAACAGTCGGCGCAGAGCTATTTCAGGAGCCTGCTTGGCCGTGAACTGCGCGTGTTGATGGAAACCCCCGAGAGTGGCCACAGCGAGGAATTCGCCCCCGTCCGGCTGGCACAGGGTCAGTCGGAGACGGGACGCATTGAAGTTCTGCGGCCTGTAACGGTTGACGAAAAAGGGCTTGTGGCGGAAATCGTATAGTCATGGCACTCGGATTTTTCTCCCGTCTCAAGCAGGGGCTGTCGCGCTCCACCCAGAAACTCAGCAGCGTCTTCACCAAGCGCAAGCTCGATGAAGCGGCGCTTGAGGATCTGGAAGAGCACCTGATCGCAGCCGATCTCGGCCCGGAAGTGGCTGAGCGGGTGATTGAATCCTTCCGCAGCACCCGTTTCGGGGCGGAAGTGACGGATGAGGAAATCCGGCAGACCCTGGCAGAAGAAATCGCCCGCGTCCTGACGCCTGTGGCGATTCCGTTCGAGCCGAACCCGGACCTCAAACCTCATGTCGTGCTGATGGTTGGCGTGAACGGCACCGGCAAAACCACCACCATCGGCAAGATGGGTCGCTATTTCAGCGAGCAGGGCAAGAAAGTGATCATGGTAGCGGGCGACACCTTTCGCGCCGCCGCCGTGGAGCAGCTGCAGGTGTGGGGTGAGCGAACAGGCGTTCCGGTCATTGCGGGCAAACCGCAAGCCGATGCCGCGGGGCTTGCTTTCGAAGCTCTCCAGCGAGGCAAAAAAGAGGGCGCAGACCTGCTTCTGATCGACACGGCCGGACGCTTGCACAACAAGGGCGCTCTGATGGAAGAGCTGGCCAAGATCATCCGGGTGATGAAGAAGTTTGACGAGACTGCTCCTCACTCCGTCATTCTGGTGCTTGATGCGACCACCGGTCAGAACGCGATTGAACAGGTGCGCGTCTTCCGTGAGCTGGTGAACGTGACAGGTCTGGTCGTGACCAAGCTGGATGGTTCCGCACGTGGAGGCATCGTCGTCGCACTGGCGGACAAGTTCAAGCTTCCGATCCACGCTGTCGGTGTGGGAGAAAAAGCTGAGGATCTACGCCCGTTTTCGGCGCAGGAATTCGCCCGGGGTCTCGTTGGTAAAACAGAGATTTCAACGACAACGGATGAAGAGACTGCCGTGCCGTCTGATTCGCGATAGCCCAAGGCGAATGAAAGCATCCAGTCTTTACTGGCAGGAGGGTGGATGCAATCGCCTCCTATGTTTTGAACAATCCGCCTTCATAAATCAGGCGCCACCTCACATGATCTTTCAATATCCACTGTGGAAACACACGCTCTCACAACAGGGTCGTGAAAGAATTCTGACATTACCCATAACAGTAGAGACAGCCGGGAATAACCTCAGATATCCGGATATATTTCCGATAGATTATCTATATATATAGATAATATAAGGATATATTATCTATATTTTTGCTTCGCCTTCCAATGAACCGAACATTATGGTCGCGACATATCGAAATGCGCGTCCTGTCGAGATCTGAATTTTCTATACGATACAGGAATAGAAATGCCGATATCAAAGTGGAAATCAGCCCTCTGCACTACATTGGCTTTTCTGACGACAGGAGGCTCCGTTTCCGCCTATGCCGCTATTCCGTTATTCACCAAAAGCACTCAGGCAACTGGCTTCGAGGCATGGTGGAGAGGCATAACCCTGGCCGGTCGTATGGATGGCGGCATATCCGCCAATCCTGCTCGTCCTGACAACGGCATCAATTTCGGAAACTTCATTGGTGATCATGCCAATCAGGCGCAACTCAACCAGTTTGCTCTCACCTTGGCACGGCCAATCGACACAACGACCGACGGATACAGTTTCGGCTTTACTCTTGAAGCTTCCTATGGCTCTGACTCCCGGTATTACCACCTTCTCGGCATTTCTGACCGCGCCTTCAATGCGCGTTACCAGATCATTCCTTCTCATGCACAGGTGGACGCTCACCTCCCATGGTTTACAAAGCTGGGCGTCGATATGCACGCAGGCATTCTACAGGCGCCCATGGGACTGGAAGCTTTCGATCCGACAGCAAGGCCATTTTATACATTCAGCTATACTGGCCAGTATTCAGTGCCATTTCAGCATGTAGGCATGATGGCCACTATTCATGTCACACCCATGATTGACGTTCTCACAGGAATTGATACTGGCAACCAGACCACATTTGGACGACAGGATAATAATAGCACACCCGCCGGATATGCAGGAATCACACTGAACAATCTTGCGAACGGAAAACTTGTCCTTACAGAGTTAAGCCGTTTTGGTTCAGAAGACTCACGTATCGCTTTCGGGCACAGCGCAAACAAGGATCTTCGCTTCTGGAACGATCTTGTCGCCATCTATAAAATCACTCCCACCGTTACTTTAACCGGTGAGTTTAACTACCT
The Acetobacter aceti genome window above contains:
- the mtaB gene encoding tRNA (N(6)-L-threonylcarbamoyladenosine(37)-C(2))-methylthiotransferase MtaB, encoding MPADDTPEPTRGNPIQGVDILTFGCRLNTYESEVMRGHAAALEDVIIVNTCAVTNEAERQARQAIRRAHRERPDARIVVTGCAAQINPDRWASIPGVTRVLGNEDKLKAESWSVPALGSGNAVSDIMAARETAAHLVTEFAGRTRAFVQVQQGCDHRCTFCIIPYGRGPSRSVPVGVVVEQVRALVASGYREVVLTGVDITSWGDDLPGAPQLGQLCRRLLALVPELERLRLSSVDPVEIDEDIWRLLENEPRFMPYLHLSLQAGSDMILKRMKRRHLVADAASVIERARSIRPGIGIGADLIAGFPTEDESLFEETLSFLGQAALPYLHVFPYSARPGTPAAKMPAVPVVERKARAARVRALGEQSAQSYFRSLLGRELRVLMETPESGHSEEFAPVRLAQGQSETGRIEVLRPVTVDEKGLVAEIV
- the ftsY gene encoding signal recognition particle-docking protein FtsY; protein product: MALGFFSRLKQGLSRSTQKLSSVFTKRKLDEAALEDLEEHLIAADLGPEVAERVIESFRSTRFGAEVTDEEIRQTLAEEIARVLTPVAIPFEPNPDLKPHVVLMVGVNGTGKTTTIGKMGRYFSEQGKKVIMVAGDTFRAAAVEQLQVWGERTGVPVIAGKPQADAAGLAFEALQRGKKEGADLLLIDTAGRLHNKGALMEELAKIIRVMKKFDETAPHSVILVLDATTGQNAIEQVRVFRELVNVTGLVVTKLDGSARGGIVVALADKFKLPIHAVGVGEKAEDLRPFSAQEFARGLVGKTEISTTTDEETAVPSDSR
- a CDS encoding outer membrane beta-barrel protein gives rise to the protein MPISKWKSALCTTLAFLTTGGSVSAYAAIPLFTKSTQATGFEAWWRGITLAGRMDGGISANPARPDNGINFGNFIGDHANQAQLNQFALTLARPIDTTTDGYSFGFTLEASYGSDSRYYHLLGISDRAFNARYQIIPSHAQVDAHLPWFTKLGVDMHAGILQAPMGLEAFDPTARPFYTFSYTGQYSVPFQHVGMMATIHVTPMIDVLTGIDTGNQTTFGRQDNNSTPAGYAGITLNNLANGKLVLTELSRFGSEDSRIAFGHSANKDLRFWNDLVAIYKITPTVTLTGEFNYLHDDGLKADTESFVSYLSWNFRKSFTFNYRGEIYRDNTGLMVANFLTNEGYMNAIAGRSTPTESAPPTTYGALTLGVTYKTPLSKDYGYFAIRPEVRFDRSLNGTTPFNDNRNSGMFTFGGDAMIGF